The Paramicrobacterium fandaimingii DNA segment GCTCGCGTTGACTCGCCTCCCTTGACGCGGGCTGTCGAACAGATGTGTGCAGCGATGGAACACGGGTCGCCAATTTCGCTGGTGCTCCGTGCACAAGCGCAAGATGCCAGAGAAGAATTCAAGCGGACGCTCCTCGAAGCGGCTGGCCGCAAAGAAGTGGCGATGCTGGTGCCGCTCGTGCTTCTGATTCTGCCCCTCTCCATCGCCTTCGCGCTGCTTCCGGGAATTTTCGTGCTGCGCGCTGGATTCTGACAACGCAAACCATAGCCAAGAAAGGCAAGGAGATCATGAAAACACTCAGAAGACGGATGCTCGACACCACCGACGACACCGGTGATGTGCCGGGCTGGGTGCTGATCACACTGATGACGGCAGGCCTGGTGATTCTCATTTGGGGACTGGCCGGTCCTGCGCTGAGTGCGATATTCGAGCAGGCGATCGCAAAGGTAACCGGGATGTGACGGTGTGAGCGCCTGCCAGAGAATCCGTGGGGACGAGGGCTCGGCCGTCGCTGAGTTCTCGCTCGTCGCCGGGCTGCTGACCCTGCTCACCATGAGCGTGATTCAGCTGAGCCTCGGGCTGCTCGTGCGCAATACGGTTCTGGACGCGGCAGCAGAAGGCGCACGTACGGCAGCGTTGGCCGACACGACGCTCTCAGATGGCGCCGGTCGCACGCGACAGCTCATCACGACGGCCATCGGCGCCGACTACGCCCAGCACATTGACGTGGGGTATGCGAACTGGAACGGGCAGCCATGCACCGTCGTGACTGTGACGACGACGTTGCCGATCATCGGGCTGATCGGAATCGAAAAGGGTCTGGAGGTATCGGGTCATGCGGCGCGGGAGACACTGGACTGAGAGGGCGACCGACGACCGAGGGTCGGCCTCACTCGAATTCATCACGGCGGGGCTGATTCTCTTAGTTCCTCTCGTATACCTCGTGATTGCCCTCGCTCACATTCAGGGAGGCTCGCTGGCCGTCACGGGCGCGGCGAGGCAGGCGGCTCGAGTGTTTGTGCTCGCTGACTCACCCGCCGACGCTCGTGAGCGCGTCGACGCTGCCGTGCGTGTCAGCCTCGCTGATTTCGGAGTGGATGCTGACGATGCGCATGTATCTGTCACGTGCTCCGCGGGCGCCGGGGCCGAGTGCCTCGCTCGAGGAGAAGTCGTGACAGTGACCGTGAACGTGAGGGTTCCGCTCCCGTTGGTTCCCGACGTCTTAGATGTCAGATCTGCGTCGAGCGTGCCTGTTCAGGCGCGCGCCGTGCAGAAGGTCTCGCGGTTCTGGGGGGCGCCGTGAGACGGGCGACGGTGAATGACGACGAGGGTTCCACTCTCATTCTCACGATTTTCTACGGGGCCCTTGCCCTGCTGCTCATTCTCATCGTGGCGGCCGTGACATCGCTGTACCTGGAGCGCAAGCAACTGTTCAGCATCGCAGACGCCGCGTCGCTCGTCGGGGCGGAGGCCTTCTCGCTTTCCGACGTTAGCGCGGGCGGCGGGGAGGGGCCGACGCTGTCGCTTCGGCCCGATGAGGTGAATGCGGCGGTATCGGAATTTCTCGACGATCCGGCATTCGACTCCGTAGACGGGCTCACCCTCGACACCGCCACGAGCAACGACGGCGTGAGCGCGACAGTCACCGTGTCGAGCTGGTGGCGACCGCCGGTTCTCACGCTCTTCGTTCCGCAGGGCATCCGCGTGGAAGCCACGAGCGTCGCCCGGTCAGTCTTCGACTAACAGCATCCGTTGCTGGTCACTGATCCCGGCGGGGTTTATCGACGTACCGGGGGAGCCACGTCGCCATCACTCCGACTCCCAGCACCGCGAGCCCACTGAGCGAGCCCGCGGCTACCGCGATCGATGCGACGCCGGTGATCCCGGCGATGAGCAGCGGGCTGGCTGCCGCGCCAGCATCCGTCACGAATCTCCAGGCTCCGAGGAACGGTGCGGGATTTCGGGTGCCCGCGAGGTCGGCTCCAAGGGTCATCAGGATGCCGCTGCTCATGCCATTGGCGACAGCGAGAAAGCCGGCCGCAATGCACATCCAGACGATGGCGGCCGAAACATCGTGGGTGAGGGCGAGCAGTGCCAATCCCGCACCGAGTCCGATGAGCGGCGGCAATGCGCCCCAGAGGCGACCGTAGCGGTCCATGATGTGCCCGCTCACGTAGAAGAGTGCGAAATCGAGGGCGCCCGCTAGCCCGATGATCAAAGCGGTGGATGCTTCGTCGACACCGAGACTCACTGCCCAGAGCGGAATGATCACCGTGCGCGCCGATCGCAATGCCGAGAGAATGGCGGCACCGACGCCGACGGTTCCGAGAACCCGGCGATTTCTGCTGATTGTCGAGACGATTCCGCTCGGGGCTACGGCGATCTCCGGCGTTGTCGATTCTCGATCAGCGCGTGTGGCGCGCAGCACCTTCTCTGGATCGGGGAGGATCAGCAGCACGATCGCCGCGCTCAGGCAGAACACCACCATCGTCCAGTAGACCCCGGCCATTCCACCCGTGAGATGGATGATCGGGGCAGACAAGAGCGGACCGACGAAGTGCCCTCCGCGAAAGACCCCGCCGAGAAGCGACAGTGATCTGGCCCGATACCGAAGGGGAACGTACGTTGTCATAAACGCGTGGCGGGCGAGGGCGAACACGGCAGTGGCCAGTCCGAGCACGAAGACGCCGATGCCGAGCACCGCCGGGTTCGGCGCGAGCATGATCACAACGGCGGCAATGAGAGCAACGGCCACAGCCGTGATCATGGCCGTTCTCTCGCCGATGCGACTGACGAGGATGCCGCTTGGAATGTCGCCGATGAGCTCGCCGATCTTCAACATTGCCGCAATGGTGCCGGCAATCGCGATCGTGGCGCCGAGGCTCGACGCCGCCGCGGGAATCAGAGGGATGAGAGCGCCTTCGCCGATGCCGAACAGGAGCGTCGGCAGATAGACGGCGGCAGCGACAGTGCGCAGCGAGAACCCACGATCATCGACGGCCATAACGAGCCCAGCCTAATCTCGGGCAGGGCTCGTGGCAGCACTGTAGTGTTGTGACACGATGCTAGAGCTCGATTTGAGCGCGGACATTGCCGCGCTGCGCACAACGTTCGCCGACATTCGTACCGTTCTCGACGTCGATAAGCTGACCGCAGACGTTGCGGAGCTGAGCGAGAAGGCGGCCGAACCCGATCTGTGGAACGACCCCGAGCAGGCCCAGCAGGTGACGAGCCGCCTCAGCCACGCACAGGCAGATCTGAAACGAGTGGCGAGCGTCGAACAGCAGATCGACGACCTCGAAGTGCTCATTGAGCTTGCAAACGAGGCAGACGACGAAGAGTCCGCCAACGAGGCCCGCGGCGAACTCTCGAGCCTGCAGAAGACCATCGCCGACCTTGAGATTCAGACGATGCTGAACGGCGAGTACGACGCTCGTCCCGCCGTGGTCACAATCCGGGCCGGAGCCGGGGGCGTCGACGCCGCCGACTTCGCTGACATGCTGCTGCGCATGTATGTGCGGTGGGCTGAGCATCACGGCTATGCAGCAAAAGTTCTCGACACCAGTTACGCAGAGGAGGCCGGCATCAAGTCGGCGACCTTCGAAATTGATGCGTCGTATGCCTTCGGCAAGCTCTCGATCGAGGCGG contains these protein-coding regions:
- a CDS encoding TadE family protein, whose protein sequence is MSACQRIRGDEGSAVAEFSLVAGLLTLLTMSVIQLSLGLLVRNTVLDAAAEGARTAALADTTLSDGAGRTRQLITTAIGADYAQHIDVGYANWNGQPCTVVTVTTTLPIIGLIGIEKGLEVSGHAARETLD
- a CDS encoding TadE family protein: MRRGRHWTERATDDRGSASLEFITAGLILLVPLVYLVIALAHIQGGSLAVTGAARQAARVFVLADSPADARERVDAAVRVSLADFGVDADDAHVSVTCSAGAGAECLARGEVVTVTVNVRVPLPLVPDVLDVRSASSVPVQARAVQKVSRFWGAP
- a CDS encoding pilus assembly protein TadG-related protein — translated: MRRATVNDDEGSTLILTIFYGALALLLILIVAAVTSLYLERKQLFSIADAASLVGAEAFSLSDVSAGGGEGPTLSLRPDEVNAAVSEFLDDPAFDSVDGLTLDTATSNDGVSATVTVSSWWRPPVLTLFVPQGIRVEATSVARSVFD
- a CDS encoding MFS transporter, with product MAVDDRGFSLRTVAAAVYLPTLLFGIGEGALIPLIPAAASSLGATIAIAGTIAAMLKIGELIGDIPSGILVSRIGERTAMITAVAVALIAAVVIMLAPNPAVLGIGVFVLGLATAVFALARHAFMTTYVPLRYRARSLSLLGGVFRGGHFVGPLLSAPIIHLTGGMAGVYWTMVVFCLSAAIVLLILPDPEKVLRATRADRESTTPEIAVAPSGIVSTISRNRRVLGTVGVGAAILSALRSARTVIIPLWAVSLGVDEASTALIIGLAGALDFALFYVSGHIMDRYGRLWGALPPLIGLGAGLALLALTHDVSAAIVWMCIAAGFLAVANGMSSGILMTLGADLAGTRNPAPFLGAWRFVTDAGAAASPLLIAGITGVASIAVAAGSLSGLAVLGVGVMATWLPRYVDKPRRDQ
- the prfB gene encoding peptide chain release factor 2 codes for the protein MLELDLSADIAALRTTFADIRTVLDVDKLTADVAELSEKAAEPDLWNDPEQAQQVTSRLSHAQADLKRVASVEQQIDDLEVLIELANEADDEESANEARGELSSLQKTIADLEIQTMLNGEYDARPAVVTIRAGAGGVDAADFADMLLRMYVRWAEHHGYAAKVLDTSYAEEAGIKSATFEIDASYAFGKLSIEAGTHRLVRMSPFNSAGKRQTSFAAVEVIPLMEEAKEVDIPDTDIRIDVFRSSGPGGQSVNTTDSAVRITHIPTGIVVSMQNEKSQIQNRAAAMRVLQSRLLLMQREQEAAKKKELAGSITASWGDQMRSYVLAPYQMVKDLRTEYEVNNPSNVFDGDLDGFIAAGIRWRSMKVAE